One Brachyhypopomus gauderio isolate BG-103 chromosome 15, BGAUD_0.2, whole genome shotgun sequence genomic region harbors:
- the cog2 gene encoding conserved oligomeric Golgi complex subunit 2 produces the protein MMNLPKGPESLCFNKDEFMKDDFDVDKFVAECRKRVQLEEMREDLEKYYRLLKTAMVELINKDYADFVNLSTNLVGMDKALNQLSVPLGQLREEVLSLRLSVNEVIQAIDTQLSKQDDIQKKKMCVLRLIQVVRSVEKIEKILHSQNTKDTTSLETSSPLLAGQILERIATEFNQLQFHAVQSKGMPLLDKVRPRIAGITAMLQQSLEGLLIQGLQTSNVDMVRHCLRTYATIDKTRDSEALVGQVLVKPYMDEVINEQFVNSSTNGLQMMYTKLLEFVPHHCRLLREVTGGAISSDKADIVPGYDFLVNSVWPEIIKGVEGRIPSLFNPGNPDTFYERYCISMDFVRKFERQCGSQASVKRLRAHASYQSFHNRWNLPVYFQLRYKEIAGSLENAVADGLDAAPDGSHYRLQVTEVLWSCVCRCWAEHVYLPPLAHRFWKLTLQLLSRYATFLMEVLTKTPSSETTKDPVRPLPSSASSTSSRTSQDADSESGGPTALSTKQLVFIAADVDQLQEQIPEISDMIRERLEGIGFKNFSLVTEALSDSKADLARSIPTLNSRMTQHLTERSFRFLKNASEVPRLYRRTNKEMPTRASAYMDNALRPLHQLLTDSTGVVKDSIVLEWLRVTLSDCTHRYFETISDVLSSVRKMEESLKRLKQARKTAPTSTAGTSAGPSDDTKIRLQLALDVEYLGEQIQMMGLQPRDITMFSSLLDLVREARDLATVEQAGS, from the exons ATGATGAACCTGCCAAAGGGACCCGAGTctttgtgttttaacaaagaCGAGTTTATGAAG GATGATTTCGACGTGGATAAATTCGTGGCTGAATGTCGGAAGCGTGTCCAGCTGGAGGAGATGCGTGAAGACCTGGAGAAGTATTACCGGCTGCTTAAAACAGCCATGGTCGAGCTCATCAACAAGGACTACGCCGACTTTGTCAACCTGTCCACTAATCTT GTCGGGATGGATAAAGCTCTCAACCAGCTTTCAGTTCCTCTAGGCCAATTACGTGAAGAAGTGCTG AGTCTGAGGTTGTCGGTAAATGAAGTTATCCAAGCCATCGACACCCAGTTGTCCAAACAAGATGACATTCAAAAGAAGAAG ATGTGTGTCTTAAGACTCATCCAAGTAGTTCGGTCAGTGGAAAAGATTGAAAAAATCCTTCACTCCCAAAATACCAAAGATACAACTTCTCTTGAGACAAGCAG TCCTCTGTTAGCGGGTCAGATTCTTGAGCGGATCGCCACTGAGTTCAACCAGCTGCAGttccatgctgtccagagcaaAGGAATGCCACTGCTGGATAAAGTGCGGCCA aGGATCGCCGGCATCACTGCCATGCTCCAGCAGTCTCTGGAGGGCCTGCTGATCCAGGGTCTGCAGACGTCCAACGTGGACATGGTCCGACACTGCCTCCGCACCTATGCCACCATCGACAAGACAAGAGACTCAGAAGCACTTGTGGGACAAGTCTTAGTCAAGCCATAtatggatgag GTCATAAATGAGCAGTTTGTGAATTCCAGCACTAACGGTCTCCAGATGATGTACACAAAGCTGCTGGAGTTTGTGCCTCACCATTGTCGACTGTTACGAGAGGTCACAGGAGGGGCCATTTCCAG TGACAAAGCAGATATTGTACCAGGATATGACTTCCTGGTTAACTCTGTCTGGCCAGAGATCATTAaaggtgtggaggggaggattCCGTCCCTCTTCAACCCAGGCAACCCTGACACCTTCTATGAg CGTTACTGCATTAGCATGGACTTTGTGCGGAAATTCGAAAGGCAGTGTGGCTCCCAGGCTAGTGTGAAGAGACTCCGAGCTCACGCGTCTTACCAGAGCTTCCACAACCGATGGAACCTCCCTGTGTACTTCCAGCTGCG GTATAAGGAGATTGCTGGATCTCTAGAGAATGCCGTGGCAGATGGATTAGATGCTGCTCcag ATGGGAGCCACTACCGGTTGCAGGTGACGGAGGTcttgtggagctgtgtgtgcaggtgttggGCGGAGCACGTCTACCTGCCTCCGCTGGCTCACCGGTTCTGGAAGCTAACGCTGCAGCTGCTCTCCCGATATGCCACCTTCCTCATGGAG GTCCTAACGAAAACCCCATCTTCAGAAACCACCAAAGACCCGGTGCGTCCACTGccaagctccgcctcctccacaTCGAGCCGCACCTCTCAGGATGCAGACAGCGAGAGTGGCGGCCCCACGGCCCTGTCCACCAAGCAGCTGGTCTTCATCGCTGCCGATGTGGACCAACTGCAGGAGCAG ATTCCAGAAATTTCTGACATGATCAGGGAGAGATTGGAGGGAATTGGCTTCAAAAACTTTAGTCTTGTTACAG AGGCTTTGAGTGACTCTAAAGCTGATTTGGCCAGATCCATCCCAACGCTAAACAGCAGAATGACTCAGCATCTCACAGAGAGGAGCTTCCGCTTCCTAAAAAATGCTTCAGAAGTCCCGCGGCTCTACCGGAGGACCAATAAG GAGATGCCCACCAGAGCCTCGGCCTACATGGATAATGCCTTGCGGCCGCTGCATCAGCTTCTCACAGATTCCACCGGCGTGGTGAAGGACTCCATCGTGCTGGAGTGGCTTCGCGTTACTCTCTCGGACTGCACCCACAG ATACTTTGAGACCATATCTGACGTGCTGAGCTCTGtgaggaagatggaggagagTCTGAAGAGGCTGAAGCAGGCGAGGAAAACTGCGCCCACGAGCACCGCTGGGACCTCCGCCGGACCCTCCGACGACACCAAGATCCGACTGCAGCTGGCGCTGGACGTGGAGTACCTGGGCGAGCAG